The genomic window CCAGTGGCGCATGGGCCAGGTGGCGCAGGACATGCCTGAAACCGAACAGGGTGCCACCGACTTTGTAATCGAGGGTGACACGCAACTGGGGGCTGCACGTGCTGAGGTGACGGCTGCTGAGGCAACCGATGATTACGAGCGCATGGCAAATGCCTACACAGCGCTCCACGATGCGGGTGAGTACGATGCGGCAGCCCGTGCACAAGCACTGATTTTGGGTCTCGGGTTCAAAACGACCGAACTCGACAAGCCGGTGAACAGCTTTTCGGGTGGCTGGCGGATGCGTTTGCAATTGGCACGCGCACTGATGTGCCCGAGTGACCTGTTACTGCTGGACGAGCCTACCAACCACTTGGATTTGGATGCATTGGTATGGCTAGAAGCATGGCTCAAGAAGTACGAAGGCACTATGGTCGTCATCAGCCACGATCGGGAGTTTTTGGATGCGGTGACCAATGTCACGCTGCACATCGACATGGGCAAGCTGGTGCGTTACGGCGGCAACTACAGCAAGTTTGAGGATATGCGCGCCGAACAAATGGAGCTGCAGCAAAACGCCTTCTCCAAACAACAGGACAAGATTGCCCACTTGCAGAAGTTCATTGCCCGTTTCAAGGCCAAGGCCAGCAAGGCCAAGCAGGCCCAGAGCCGGGTCAAGGCCTTGGACCGGATGGAGAAAATCGCACCCTTGCTCTCGGAGGCGGACTTCAGTTTTGAGTTCAAAGAGCCGGCGAATCTGCCTAACCCCATGTTGTCCATGCAGGGGGTGAATTTTGGCTACCCGCCCCCTGAAGATGCCCCCAAAGGCACGCCCCCCACGGTGATCGTACACAACGTCAGCAAGTCGGTTCTGGCGGGTCAACGTATTGGTATCTTGGGCGCAAACGGCCAGGGCAAGTCGACCCTGGTAAAAACCGTGGCGCGGGACCTTAAAACCCTTGGCGGCGAAGTCACTGAAGGCAAAGGCCTGAATATTGGCTACTTTGCGCAGCAGGAACTGGATGTGTTGCGACCTGATGAGACGCCACTGGAACACATGATCCGGTTGGTCAAAGATATGACAGCCGCCGGAAAAATTGCCGGACAACAAACCCGTGAACAGGATCTGCGCAGCTTTCTCGGTACCTTCAATTTCAGCGGCGAGATGGTGAAACAATCAGTCGGCAGCATGAGCG from Rhodoferax potami includes these protein-coding regions:
- a CDS encoding ABC-F family ATP-binding cassette domain-containing protein, yielding MITLKNVTLRRSAKVLLEGASVALNPGEKVGLVGRNGAGKSSLFALLNGNLHEDAGEYYIPAQWRMGQVAQDMPETEQGATDFVIEGDTQLGAARAEVTAAEATDDYERMANAYTALHDAGEYDAAARAQALILGLGFKTTELDKPVNSFSGGWRMRLQLARALMCPSDLLLLDEPTNHLDLDALVWLEAWLKKYEGTMVVISHDREFLDAVTNVTLHIDMGKLVRYGGNYSKFEDMRAEQMELQQNAFSKQQDKIAHLQKFIARFKAKASKAKQAQSRVKALDRMEKIAPLLSEADFSFEFKEPANLPNPMLSMQGVNFGYPPPEDAPKGTPPTVIVHNVSKSVLAGQRIGILGANGQGKSTLVKTVARDLKTLGGEVTEGKGLNIGYFAQQELDVLRPDETPLEHMIRLVKDMTAAGKIAGQQTREQDLRSFLGTFNFSGEMVKQSVGSMSGGEKARLVLCMIVWQRPNLLLLDEPTNHLDLATREALAMALNEFEGTVMLVSHDRALLRSVCDEFWMVSRGGVEPFGGDLDDYQRYLLDEAKRQRELAKEEAKAGAIAPSPATSALPVAPAGPSADSIKKWKKELAQVEAQMATLNTEGAELEAKLSTNPHPSVIAEAGKRLKAVNAELQTLEEHWLELTTQLEA